A genomic window from Hyphomicrobiales bacterium includes:
- a CDS encoding nitroreductase, translating into MNQDAIELLLTRRSVSTKWLGEPGPGDEALEIILTAAARVPDHKKLEPWRFIVFEGEARRQFGELLAGIAALEESRGREAKSLEEDAGRLLRAPTVICVVSSPVQDAPVPLWEQTLSAGAVCQNILLAATALGFGAQWVTEWLSYSEAAGILLGLASHERVAGFIYVGTPSERPIDRPRPDLERKVTLWRAPQVAVGD; encoded by the coding sequence ATGAACCAAGACGCCATCGAGCTCTTGCTGACGCGCCGCTCGGTCTCGACCAAATGGCTGGGCGAGCCGGGACCCGGCGACGAGGCGCTCGAAATCATCCTGACCGCGGCGGCGCGAGTGCCGGACCACAAGAAGCTCGAGCCGTGGCGCTTCATCGTTTTCGAGGGCGAGGCGCGTCGCCAGTTCGGCGAGTTGCTGGCCGGCATCGCGGCTCTCGAGGAATCGCGTGGTCGCGAGGCGAAATCGCTGGAAGAGGACGCTGGCCGCCTCTTGCGGGCGCCGACGGTCATCTGCGTGGTTTCCTCACCGGTGCAGGATGCCCCGGTCCCGCTCTGGGAGCAGACCCTTTCGGCGGGCGCGGTCTGCCAGAACATCCTGCTCGCGGCGACCGCGCTCGGCTTCGGCGCGCAGTGGGTGACGGAATGGTTGAGCTACAGCGAGGCAGCCGGGATATTGCTTGGTCTTGCATCGCACGAGCGCGTCGCCGGGTTCATCTATGTCGGCACCCCATCGGAGCGGCCGATCGACCGGCCGCGCCCCGATCTCGAGCGAAAGGTCACGCTCTGGCGTGCGCCGCAGGTGGCCGTGGGTGATTGA
- a CDS encoding thiol:disulfide interchange protein encodes MSSRLARETGRASHRAESWITGARALVAGALALLGLLSLLALGASGAGAAADADAPPRRVAIDLVADGTEVAPGRPFWLAVRQRIDPGWHTYWSNPGDSGEPTRLEWSLPEGFSASDIHWPLPHAVPVGPLVNFGYKDEAVLLVEVTPAAGALPDRFTVSVQAEYLVCEEICIPEAGEAALEFRSRAGGGHVVEGGVPVAEASRILDTARRQLPTPLPWATAIEVGPETVALSVAATELDPGRITDLYFFPDRWGLISHPASQRLAWHEGGFRLTLARGDLKGEALDGLAGLLVVTERLAGPASAGAGETTARHGFTLSASANAAPLALGPARGPAAGSGYAAGGFIAMVEAVLLAVLGGVLLNLMPCVFPVLSLKALSLAGKAGHGTGERRRQALAYGAGVLATFAALGVLLLVLRAAGLALGWGFQFQSPFFVLAMAALFMALGLSLSGVFTVGGSLVGLGSGLAARPGLSGSFFTGVLASVASTPCTAPFMGAALGYALTRPAIEALVILLALGVGFALPIVALGFSSRLARLLPRPGAWMETLKQALAFPLYASVGWLVWVLSIQAGSEGVIAAAVVLVTVALAAWLHGRLGEAARVWRTAPVVLIAASLFAGATLVEGSGGELAGGPGAVVAGRPGGASTSGPLAEPYSSARLEALLAEGRPVFVNFTAAWCITCKVNELVALSSERVARAFADAGVVYLKGDWTRQDRAITEVLQRHGRAGVPLYLFFPRGSAGVPDVLPQILTEQMLLERIAASTAADGRLRLGKGPSTEQQE; translated from the coding sequence ATGTCAAGTCGACTGGCGCGAGAGACCGGACGGGCGAGCCATCGGGCCGAGAGCTGGATCACTGGTGCGCGCGCGCTCGTTGCCGGGGCCCTGGCGCTGCTCGGTTTGCTGTCACTGCTCGCGCTGGGCGCCTCTGGAGCTGGCGCGGCGGCCGACGCTGATGCCCCGCCGCGCCGCGTCGCCATCGATCTCGTCGCCGACGGCACCGAGGTGGCGCCGGGCCGCCCGTTCTGGCTCGCCGTGCGCCAGCGCATCGATCCCGGCTGGCACACCTATTGGAGCAATCCCGGCGACAGCGGCGAGCCGACGCGGCTCGAGTGGAGCTTGCCCGAAGGCTTTTCGGCGAGCGACATCCACTGGCCGCTGCCTCATGCCGTACCTGTCGGTCCGTTGGTGAATTTCGGCTACAAGGACGAGGCCGTTCTCCTGGTCGAGGTGACGCCGGCGGCCGGGGCGCTGCCTGATCGCTTCACGGTTTCCGTCCAGGCCGAATACCTGGTCTGCGAGGAGATCTGCATTCCGGAGGCCGGCGAGGCGGCCCTCGAGTTCCGCTCGCGCGCGGGCGGTGGCCACGTCGTCGAGGGCGGCGTCCCGGTCGCCGAGGCTTCGCGCATTCTCGACACTGCCCGCCGGCAACTGCCGACGCCGTTGCCCTGGGCGACCGCGATCGAGGTCGGCCCCGAGACCGTCGCGCTCTCCGTCGCCGCCACCGAATTGGACCCTGGCCGGATCACCGACCTCTATTTCTTTCCTGATCGCTGGGGTCTGATCTCCCACCCGGCCAGCCAGCGCCTCGCTTGGCACGAGGGTGGCTTCAGGTTGACCCTGGCGCGGGGCGATCTGAAGGGTGAGGCGCTCGACGGCCTCGCAGGGCTCCTCGTCGTCACCGAGCGTCTCGCCGGCCCGGCGTCCGCCGGCGCCGGGGAAACGACGGCGCGGCACGGCTTCACGCTCTCGGCCTCGGCGAATGCCGCGCCTCTGGCACTCGGACCGGCCCGGGGCCCGGCCGCCGGCTCGGGCTATGCCGCCGGCGGCTTCATCGCCATGGTCGAAGCGGTGCTTCTGGCGGTGCTCGGCGGGGTGCTGCTGAACCTGATGCCCTGCGTCTTTCCCGTCCTCTCGCTCAAGGCCCTCTCGCTCGCGGGCAAGGCCGGCCACGGCACCGGCGAGCGCCGTCGCCAGGCACTCGCCTATGGCGCTGGTGTACTGGCGACATTCGCCGCTCTCGGAGTTCTCCTCCTCGTGCTGCGGGCGGCCGGCCTCGCGCTCGGCTGGGGCTTCCAGTTCCAGTCCCCGTTTTTCGTCCTCGCCATGGCGGCACTTTTCATGGCGCTCGGCCTCAGCCTCTCGGGCGTTTTCACGGTGGGCGGCTCGCTCGTCGGTCTCGGCTCCGGCCTTGCCGCGCGCCCCGGGCTGTCCGGGTCCTTTTTCACCGGTGTCCTGGCGAGCGTGGCCTCGACGCCCTGCACCGCACCCTTCATGGGCGCCGCGCTCGGCTATGCGCTGACCCGCCCGGCGATCGAGGCGCTCGTCATTCTCCTTGCGCTCGGCGTCGGGTTCGCCCTGCCCATCGTGGCGCTCGGGTTTTCGTCCCGCCTCGCGCGGTTGCTGCCGCGTCCTGGGGCCTGGATGGAAACGTTGAAGCAGGCACTCGCTTTCCCGCTTTATGCCTCCGTCGGCTGGCTGGTCTGGGTCCTCAGCATCCAGGCGGGTAGCGAGGGGGTCATCGCGGCCGCCGTCGTGCTCGTCACCGTCGCTCTTGCGGCTTGGCTCCACGGCCGGCTCGGCGAGGCCGCCCGTGTCTGGCGCACGGCCCCCGTTGTGCTGATCGCGGCGAGCCTTTTCGCGGGCGCCACGCTGGTCGAGGGCAGTGGCGGCGAGCTTGCCGGCGGCCCTGGCGCGGTCGTTGCCGGGCGCCCGGGCGGCGCGAGCACGTCCGGCCCCCTCGCCGAGCCCTATTCGAGCGCCCGCCTCGAAGCCCTCCTTGCCGAAGGCCGCCCCGTTTTCGTGAACTTCACCGCCGCCTGGTGCATCACCTGCAAGGTGAACGAACTCGTCGCGCTCTCCTCGGAGCGTGTCGCGCGTGCCTTCGCGGATGCCGGCGTCGTCTATCTCAAGGGTGACTGGACGCGGCAGGATCGGGCCATAACCGAGGTTCTCCAGCGCCACGGCCGGGCCGGCGTGCCCCTCTATCTTTTCTTTCCAAGAGGTTCGGCGGGTGTGCCGGACGTCCTCCCCCAAATCCTGACCGAGCAGATGCTTCTCGAGCGTATCGCGGCCTCGACCGCCGCCGACGGTCGCCTCCGGCTCGGCAAGGGACCGTCGACGGAGCAACAGGAGTGA
- a CDS encoding redoxin domain-containing protein, with protein MLESVRFFTRAALSAAGFLVLASASATAAPEVGRPAPAFELLDSAGKAVRLEDYRGRNVILEWSNHDCPYVRKHYNSGNMQDLQRDAVGEGSVWLTVISSAPGTQGYVAGLEADELTASRKAAPTAVLLDPTGKVGRLYDARTTPQMFVISPDGTLTYMGAIDDKPTTRTSDVAGARNYVRDALRSMASGAAPDPAVTRPYGCSVKYGS; from the coding sequence ATGCTGGAATCCGTGAGGTTCTTCACCAGGGCTGCGCTGTCCGCCGCTGGCTTTCTCGTCCTCGCCAGCGCCTCGGCTACGGCCGCACCGGAAGTTGGCCGCCCGGCGCCCGCCTTCGAACTCCTCGACAGCGCCGGCAAGGCCGTGCGTCTCGAGGACTACCGTGGCCGCAATGTCATCCTCGAGTGGAGCAATCACGACTGCCCCTACGTCCGCAAGCACTACAACTCCGGCAACATGCAGGACCTGCAGCGTGATGCGGTCGGCGAGGGTTCCGTCTGGCTCACCGTGATTTCCTCCGCACCCGGCACACAGGGCTACGTCGCCGGCCTCGAGGCGGACGAATTGACCGCATCGCGCAAGGCCGCCCCGACCGCCGTCCTCCTCGATCCGACGGGCAAGGTCGGCCGCCTCTACGATGCCCGCACCACGCCGCAGATGTTCGTCATCTCGCCCGATGGCACGCTCACCTACATGGGCGCCATCGACGACAAGCCGACGACGCGCACGTCCGACGTTGCCGGTGCGCGCAATTACGTGCGCGACGCGCTGCGCTCGATGGCGTCCGGCGCCGCACCCGACCCGGCTGTCACGCGTCCGTACGGTTGCTCCGTGAAATACGGCTCCTGA
- a CDS encoding flavin reductase family protein, whose product MFYDAIRNDHGLAHDPFKALVVPRPIGWISSLATDGTRNLAPYSFFNAVGDRPHYVMFASAGRKDSQRNCEETGEFVCSLATWALREAMNVSSASVPPEVDEFELAGLTPAPSRLVRPPRVAESPVALECVYERTVELPAEGSAMPYAMVIGKVVGIHIDDGLLEAGRVVIERARPIARLGYHDYTVVDEVFSMVRPGS is encoded by the coding sequence ATGTTCTACGACGCGATCCGCAACGACCATGGGCTGGCGCACGACCCCTTCAAGGCGTTGGTGGTGCCACGTCCCATCGGCTGGATTTCGAGCCTCGCAACCGATGGCACCCGCAATCTCGCACCCTACAGCTTCTTCAATGCGGTCGGCGATCGGCCGCACTACGTCATGTTCGCCTCGGCCGGCCGCAAGGACAGCCAGCGCAACTGCGAGGAGACCGGCGAATTCGTCTGTTCGCTCGCGACGTGGGCATTGCGCGAGGCCATGAACGTTTCGTCGGCGAGCGTGCCGCCCGAGGTCGACGAGTTCGAGCTGGCCGGCCTGACGCCCGCCCCCTCGCGCCTCGTTCGCCCGCCGCGCGTCGCCGAGAGCCCCGTCGCCCTCGAATGTGTCTATGAGCGCACGGTGGAACTCCCCGCCGAAGGGTCCGCGATGCCCTATGCCATGGTGATCGGCAAGGTCGTCGGCATCCACATCGACGACGGTCTGTTGGAGGCCGGCAGGGTCGTGATCGAGCGCGCTCGCCCGATCGCCCGGCTCGGCTATCACGACTACACCGTGGTCGATGAGGTCTTCAGCATGGTGCGCCCGGGCTCCTGA